The Fuscovulum sp. sequence CGCGCGTGATGACGCAGGAAACGGCGCGGGCGTCGGTGCATATGCTGCGCGGTGTGGTGGAGCATGGGACGGCGACGCTGGGTGATGTGCCGGGCTATCAGGTGGCCGGCAAGACCGGGACCGCGGAAAAGCCCAATGCGCAAGGCGGCTATGACGAGGACAAGGTGGTGAACACCTTTGCCAGCATGTTCCCCGCAGATGACCCGAAATATGTGCTGGTGGTGACGTTGGATGAGCCGGTGGAGACATCGGGCAGCGAGCCGCGCCGCACGGCGGGCTGGACCGCGGTGCCGGTGGCGGGCGAGATCATCCGCCGGGCGGCGCCGCTTCTGGGACTGCGGCCGGTGGTTGAACCCCCGCCGGTGGATGAGCTAACAGCCGTCGCGAACTGAAGCAGGCAGGAGCGCGGGACATGGCCGGGGCGAAGAAACTGTCGGAACTCGGTCTGGCGGCGCGGGGCGGGCGCGACCCGGTGCTGACCGGTGTCACGGCGGACAGCCGGGCGGTGAAGGATGGGTTTCTGTTCGCAGCCCTGCCAGGGGCGGTGCTGCATGGGGCCGAGTTCATCGGCCCCGCATTGCGGATGGGCGCGGCGGCAGTGCTGACCGATGCCGAGGGCGCACGGATCGCGGCAGAGGCTTTGGCGGGCAGCAGCGTGGCGCTGGTGGTGGCCGAGGATGCGCGGGCGGCCCTGTCGGGTGCGGCGGCGCTGTGGTTCGGGGCGCAGCCCGACACCATGGTTGCGGTGACCGGGACCAATGGCAAGACATCGGTCGCGACCTTCACGCGCCAGATCTGGATGGCGCTGGGCCATGCGGCGATCAATATCGGGACCACCGGTGTAGAGGGGGCCTGGGCGGCACCGTCGAGCCACACGACGCCGGACGCGCTGACGCTGCATTCCATGCTGGCGCAGGCGGCGGGGGCGGGGGTGACCCATGCGGCGATGGAGGCATCGTCGCACGGGCTCGATCAGCGGCGGATGGATGGCGTGCGGCTGGCGGCGGCGGGGTTCACGAATTTCACGCAAGATCATCTGGACTATCACGGCACGATGGAGGCCTATTTCGCGGCCAAGGCGGCGCTGTTCGCGCGCGTGTTGCCGCCCGAGGGCGTGGCGGTGGTGAACCTGAATGATGCCCATGGCGCGCAGGTGGCCGAGGTGGCGCAGACGCGTGGGCAGCGCGTGCTGACCGTGGGGCATGGCGCGGGCTGTGACCTGCGACTGCTTGGCCAGCGCTATGATGCGACGGGGCAGGAGGTGCGGTTTCAGTGGCAGGGACAGCCGCATCAGGTGCGACTTGATCTGATCGGCGGATTTCAGGCGGAGAATGTGGCGCTGGCGGCGGGGCTGGTGATCGCGGCGGGTGAGGAGCCTGCGGCGGTGTTCCGGGTGCTGCCATCCTTGCAGGGTGTGCGCGGGCGGATGCAGTTGGCCGCCACGCGCCGGAACGGGGCGGCGGTGTTTGTGGATTATGCCCATACGCCGGATGCGGTGGCGACCGCGCTGCGCGCGCTGCGGCCGCATGTGATGGGGCGGATCGTGATCGTCTTTGGAGCGGGCGGTGACCGGGACCGGACCAAGCGCCCCCTGATGGGGGCGGCGGCGCGGGAATTTGCCGACGTGCTGTTCGTGACCGACGACAATCCGAGAAGCGAGGAGCCTGCTGCGATCCGGGCCGAGATCATGGCGGCCTGCCCCGAGGCCAATGAGGTGGGAGACCGGGCCGAGGCGATCTTGCGCGGGGTGGATGCGCTGGGGCCGGGCGATGCGCTGCTGATCGCGGGCAAGGGGCATGAGACGGGGCAGATCATCAAGGGCGATGTCTATCCCTTTGACGATGTGGAACAGGCGAGCATCGCTGTGGCGGCGCTGGATGGGGTGATCTGATGGTGTTGTGGACTTCGGATGCGGCGGTGGCGGCCACGGGCGGGCGCGTGACGAAGCGCTGGGCCGCGACGGGCGTGTCGATCGACACGCGGACGCTGCGGCCGGGGGAGTTGTTTGTTGCGCTGAAAGATGTGCGCGACGGGCATGATTTCGTGAAGGCCGCGCTGGACAAGGGCGCCGCGGCGGCGCTGGTGTCGCATATCCCCGAGGGCGTGGCGGCGGATGCGCCGCTGCTGATCGTGCCGGATGTGCTGCGTGCGCTGGAGGATCTGGGCCGCGCGGCACGGGCGCGCACGAAGGCCAAGGTGGTCGGGATCACCGGGTCGGTGGGCAAGACATCGACCAAGGAAATGCTGCGCGCCATTCTGGGCGGGCAGGGCCGGGTGCATGCGGCTGAGGCGAGTTACAACAACCACTGGGGCGTGCCGCTGACGCTGGCGCGGATGCCGGAAGAGACGGAATTCGCGGTGATCGAGATCGGGATGAACCATCCCGGCGAGATCGCGCCTTTGGCGCGGATGGCCGACCTTGACGTGGCGATGATCACGACCGTCGCGCCTGCGCATCTGGAAGCATTCGAGAGCATCGAGGGGATCGCGCATGAGAAGGCGTCGATCCTGGACGGCCTGCGGCCCGGTGGGGTGGCGGTGCTGAATGCCGATATCGCCACGACCCCGATCCTGCGCGCCAAGGCGGCGGCGGTGGGGGCAAAGGCGGTGATGTTCGGGACTGCGGCGGATGCGGATTGGCGCATTCTGTCGGTCGAGATTGCGGGCGAGACGACGGTGGTGCGCGCCACGCGCAGGGGCGAGGCGCTGCTGTTCAAGGTGCGATCCCCCGGGCGGCATTTCGCGGCAAATGCGACCGGCGCGCTGGCCGTGGCCGAGGCGATGGGCTGCGATCCGGCAATCACGGCCTGCGATATCGGGCAATGGTCGCCGCCCGTCGGGCGCGGGACGCGCGAGCGGATCATGATGGACACGCTGGAAGAGACCGGGTTCGACCTGATCGACGATGCCTTCAACGCCAATCCGGCCAGTATGGCGGCAGCGTTGGATGTGCTGATTGCCGCCGTGCCAGAGAACGGGATCGGGCGGCTGGCGACGGGGCGGCGGATTGCCGTGCTGGGCGACATGCTGGAATTGGGGCCGACCGAAGGCGAACTGCACGCCGCCATTGCGCGCCATCCCGGGCTGGAGACGGTGACAGTAATTCATTGCGTGGGTCCCCGGATGCGCGCGTTGTGGCAGGCCTTGCCGCGCGGTCAGCGGGGGGATTGGGCAGAGACGGCGGGCGACCTTGCAGCGCGGGCGCGGTCGATCATCGATGCCGGGGATATCGTGCTGGTGAAGGGATCAAAGGGATCCAAGGTCAGTCTTGTCGTTGACGCGCTGAGGAAACTGGGGCAGGCGGTGGCGCCAAAGAACGCGGGGACTGAGTGAGATGTTTTATTGGCTGACGGCCTTTTCGGATGGCGGCGATTTCTTCAACCTGTTCCGCTATCAGACGGTGCGGGCGGGGGGCGCGTTCCTGACGGCGCTGGTGTTCGGCTTCGTCTTCGGGCGGCCGCTGATCGACCTGTTGCGCCGCAAGCAGAAGAAGGGCCAGCCGATCCGCGATGACGGCCCGCAAAGCCATTTCGCCAAGGCAGGGACTCCCACGATGGGGGGATTGCTGATCCTGTCGGCGCTGATGGTATCGACGCTGCTTTGGGCGCGGTGGGACAATCCCTATGTCTGGATCGTGCTGCTGGTGACGTTGGCCTTTGGCCTGATCGGTTTTGCCGATGACTATGCGAAGGTGACCAAGCAGAACACCAAGGGCGTGTCGGGGCGGGTGCGGTTCGGCGCGGGGCTGGTAATCGCGGCGCTGGCCACCTATGCGGCGGCGAGCTTTCATCCCGGGCCGCTGACCAACCAACTGGCCTTTCCGTTCTTCAAGGACCTGCTGTTGAACATGTGGCTGTTCTTCATCCCCTTTGGCATGGTGGTGATCGTGGGGGCGGCCAATGCGGTGAACCTGACCGATGGTCTGGACGGGCTGGCCATCATGCCGGTGATGATCGCGGCGGGCACCTTTGGCGTGATCGCCTACGTGGTGGGAAATGCCAATTACACCGAATATCTGGGCGTGCATTTCGTGCCCGGCACGGGGGAACTCTTGATCTTCTGCGCGGCGCTGTTCGGGGGCGGGATGGGGTTCCTGTGGTACAACGCGCCACCTGCGGCGGTGTTCATGGGCGATACCGGATCGCTCGCGCTGGGCGGGGCTTTGGGCGCGATTGCGGTCTGCACCAAGCATGAAATCGTGCTGGCCATCGTGGGCGGGCTGTTCGTGGTGGAGGCGCTGAGCGTCATCATTCAGGTCGCCTATTTCAAGGCGACGGGAAAGCGCGTGTTCCTGATGGCGCCGATCCACCACCACTTTGAGAAGAAGGGCTGGGCCGAGCCGCAGATCGTGATCCGGTTCTGGATCATCTCACTGATTTTGGCGCTGGTGGGGTTGGCGACGCTGAAGCTGCGGTGAGGGCGATTTTTCTGCGAAAAATCTGGGGGGGCGGTCCGGTGGACCGCCCTTTTCCGTTGGATCAGTGGCGCGAGGGCAGGAAGTCCGGGCGCATGCGGGCGAGGCTGTGGGTGATGAGGCCCGTGACCGCCACCTTGATCAGGTCACCGGGCAGGTAGGGTGTGATCAGAAGTGTGGCCTCGGGCAGGGACTTGCCCAGCATCAGCGCCATGCCGGGGATGCCGAAGGCGTAAAGCGTGATGACCCCGCCAAGAAAGGCGCCAAGGCCCGCTGCGAGGCCGATGGGCGCGCGGCTGCGTTCCACAATCAGGCCCGCCACGAAGGCGGCGATGGGGAAGCCGATCAGGAAACCCATGGTGGGTGACGCAAAAACGCCCAGACCGCCGCGCCCGCCGGACAGAAGCGGCAGGCCGATGGCGACGAGAAGCAGGAACAGCAGCACCGCCAGCGCGCCGCGTTTGGCCCCCAGCACGGTGCCGCACAGCATGATGCCAAGGCTTTGCGCGGTGATCGGCACGCCAGTGGCCAGCGTGATCTGTGGCACGAAGCCCAAAACCGCGATCAGGGCCGCGAAGAGGGCGATGTGGGACAGGCTGCGTTCCATGGGCGTCTCCTTATGGGTGGCGCGCATCTAGCCTGCGCCGCCGCGGGCCCGCAAGGCCTCGGCCACCTGATCGGCATCGTCGAGGGTGGCGAGCGTGGCCGGAGTGAGGATGCGCCAGCCGGGGCGGCGCGGGGAGCGAGCGCGCCATGCCTCCGATATGCGGGTCAGGCGGTCGGAGAGGACGGGCAGGAAGCGGATGGTCAGCGCGATGGCCAAGGCAAGGGTGCGCGGGGAGAGGCCAAGGCGCGCGAGGGGGGCGGCCAGGCGTTCGATGACAGTGATCATGTCGGAAAGGCGCGTGGTCATGGTCACAAGGTTGGCGGCGGCGAGGGCGGTGGTCAGGCGCAAAAGGACGATGGCGCCGCCACGCGGGTCTTGGGTCCAGAGGTGCCAGAGCACAAGGATCAGCGCGAAGGGCCAAAGCGGGCGCAGCAGGCGCAGGGCATGGGCGGCGAAGGGCCAGCCGCCCGGCAGGTGCAGCGCCGCGATGGCGGCAAGGGCGACGGCGAGGGTGATGGGGCTGTTCAGTTGAAAGAGCAGGAAGGTGAAGACAGCCAGTGCCGCCAGCTTCCCCCCGGCGGGCAGGCGGTGCAGGGGCGTTTGCACGGGCGAGGTGAGGGCGAGCATGGGCGGGGCCTTGTGCTGCGGCGATCAGGAGGGAAGGGCGGTATCGTGGTCGTCGCGGGCGATGCGGTCCATCGCGGCAGTGAAGGCGGGAAGGACAGTGGCAGGCGGGCCATCCTGCACGATGCGCCCGGCATCGAGCCAGAGGATGCGGTCGGCCCCTGACAGGCTGGCAGGATCATGCGTCACGGTGATGAGCCGCTGCGGCAGGGCGGCAAGGCGACGGGTCAGGCGGGCCTGCGCGGGCAGGTCGAGCCCGGCGAAGGGTTCATCGAGCAGGATCGTCACAGGCGCCATCATCAGCACCGCTTGGAGGCAAAGCCAGTGCCGCTGGCCCTGGCTGAGCGTGGCGGTGGAGGCCGTGGCCCAATGGGCGCGGCCCTCGGCCCCCAGAACGGCGCGGGCGGCGGCGCGGGCTGTGGCGTCGGTCTGGCCTTGCTGGCGCAGGCCGAAGGCAAGCTCTTCCTCCACCGTCGGGAACAGGATCTGGTGATCGGGGTTCTGGAACAGAATGCCGAGGCGGGAGAGCATCTCTTTGCGGTCACGAAACGGATCGATCCCGTCCAGCGTCAGCGAACCGGTCGTGGGCGGGATCAGGCCCGCGAGCAGGCGCAGAAGGGTGGTCTTGCCCGATCCGTTGCGGCCAAGGATGCCGATGCGCGGCTCGGTCAGGGACAGGGTGAGGTCGGACAGCACGGGCTTGCCGCCCAGTTGGACGGTAACGCCGGTCAGTCGGAAACCGGGGGAGGTGGGCGCTGCGCTCATGCAGGAGGCTTAGCGCAATGAAACGGGCCATTCCAGTTGGAACGGCCCTGTCTTTCATCTTGGCAAAAATACCCAAATCCCCGCGATCCGAAGGCGATCAGGCCCGATACTCAGGCCCGATACTCAGGCCTGCCGGGCTGCGGCGACCGACTCCTCAAGAATATCCATTGCCTCGGCGAAATGGGCGTCGGGGATGGTGATTGGGGCAAGGAAGCGCACCACATTGCCATAGACGCCGCAGGTGAGCAGGATCAGCCCGCGCTTGAGCGCCTCGGTCCGCACACGGCCGGTAAAGCCGGCATCGGGTTCATGGGTGGAAGGGTTGGCGAATTCCACTGCCACCATGAAGCCCGGGCCGCGGATATCCACGATTTCGGGGGTGGTGGAGCGGATCGATTCCAGCCGCTGTTTCAGCCGCGAGCCGAGTTCATTGGCGCGGGCGCAGAGCTGTTCTTCCTCGATCACATCGAGCACGGCGTGCGAGGCGGCGATGCCCAGCGGGTTGCCGGCATAGGTGCCGCCAAGGCCGCCGGGGTTGGCGGCATCCATCAGTTCCGCCTTGCCGGTCACGGCAGCAAGCGGCAGGCCACCAGCCAGACCTTTGGCCATGGTGGTAAGATCCGCCGCGACGCCGTGCATTTCCATGGCAAAGAGATTGCCGGTGCGGGCGAAGCCTGTTTGCACCTCATCCGCGATCATGACGATGCCATGCTTGTCGCACAGCGCGCGCAGGGCGCGGACCAGATCGGTCGGGGCTTCATAGAAGCCGCCTTCGCCCTGAACGGGTTCGAAAATGATGGCCGCGACGCGGTTCGGGTCGAGATCGGCCTTGAACAGCTTTTCGATGCCCTTCATCGAGTCTTCGGTCGAGATGCCATGCGGCCCCATCGGGAAGGGGACGTGGAAGACATCGGGCATCATTGCGCCGAAGCCTTTCTTGTAGGGCTCAACCTTCCCGGTCAGCGACATGCCCATGAAGGTACGGCCGTGGAAGCCGCCGCCAAAAGCGATGACGGCGTTCCGCCCGGTGGCGATGCGGGCGATCTTCACCGCGTTTTCACAGGCCTCGGCCCCGGTGGTGACGAAGATCGTCTTTTTCGCGAAATTGCCTGGAACGGCAGCGTTCAGCCGTTCGGCAAGGTGGATGTAATTTTCATAGGGCAGAACCTGATGGCAGGTATGGGTGAACTTGGCCATCTGGGCGGTGACGGCGGCCATCACCTTGGGGTGGCAATGGCCGGTGTTGACCACGGCGATACCGGCGGCGAAATCGATGTAGCGGTTGCCCTCGATATCCCAGATTTCCGCGTTCAGGGCGCGGTCGGCGTAGATCTGGGTCATCATTCCGACGCCGCGGGAAATGGCTTGATCCCGGCGAAGGGCGACTTCGGCATTCTGCATGATTGGGCTCCATCCTGCGGGGTCCGGCGCGGACCTGTCTTTGACGCCATTTGATCAAACTTTTGCGCGGGCTTCAATGACGAAGGCGACGCAGCACGGGCGGAATGCGCCGGGATGGGCGCGGGGATTTACTCAAGATTAAGGAATCAGCGCCATGCTTGCATCAAGGGCAGCAGAAGGCGGGCCAGATGCGGGATTTCCAGGACGATGATCCGGTGGATCGGCTGCGGCTGATCCGGTCGCGGCGGGTGGGGGCGGTGACCTTTCACCGGCTGGTGGCGGAACATGGATCGGTGCGGGCGGCGCTTGCCGCGTTGCCCGATGTGGCGCGCGCGGCGGGGGTGGCGGAGTACGCGCCCTGCCCGGTTGAGGTGGCGCGGCATGAGATGGCGCAGGCACGGCTGGCAGGTGCGGTGATGCTGGTGCCCGGTGGCCCCGGCTATCCGGCGGGGCTGGAGGAGATGCCGGACGCGCCGCCGATCCTTTGGGCGCGGGGCGATGTGGCGTGGCTGGCGCGGCCCATGGTGGCGATGGTCGGCGCGCGGAATGCGTCATCGCTGGGCGTGCGGATGGCGCGGCGGCTGTCAGCGGCGCTTGGTGCGGCGGGGCAGGTGGTCGTGTCGGGCCTTGCGCGCGGGATCGACACCGAGGCGCATGAGGCCGCGCTGGCCACCGGGACGGTGGCGGTGATGGCGGGCGGGGTGGATGTGATCTATCCCGAGGAGAATGCAGGTCTGGCCGGGCGGATCGCGCAGGCGGGATGCGTGATTTCGGAACAGCCCATGGGGATGCAGCCGCAGGCGCGGCATTTCCCGCTGCGCAACCGGATCATCGCCGGGATGGCGCGGGCCGTGGTGGTGGTGGAGGCGGCGGCGCGGTCTGGCAGCCTGATCACGGCGCGCGACGCGCTGGATCTGGGGCGCGAGGTGCTGGCCGTGCCGGGGCATCCCTTCGACGCGCGTGCCGCCGGGTGCAACATGCTGATCCGCGACGGGGCGGTTCTGGTGCGCAGCGCGGAAGATGTGCTTGAGGCGATTGGCGCAGCGGGAGGGGGCCTTGGCCGGCCCGAGGGCGCGACGATCGAAGGGCAGGCTGTGGCGGCGGACCCGCCGGGCGCGGAAAAGCCGCTGGCAGGGTTGCCCGGCCCGGTGCCCGCACGACGGCCCCTGATCGAAGTGGCGGCGCTGCACGGCATGATTCTGGATCGGTTGGGGCCAAGCGCGGTGGCCGAGGATCAGCTGATTCGCGATCTGGACCTGCCGACCGAGACGGTGGCGCGCGAACTGGTGGCGCTGGAAATGGACGGACGCGTGCTGCGGCAGGCGGGCGGGTTGCTGTCGCGTTGTTGATCAGAGCGGGGGCGGAATAGGGCGTGCGGGACGTTGTGCCGCCCCTGGACCAGCGGCATGCGCGCCGACCTGTCGGGGGGCATGCGCGCGGCCCGGCCGGGCAGTGGGCTGGACACTGGGAGCGTGCGATGGCCTGTCGGAAAGGGTGCGGAACACATCGCCCCGCGGGACACATTGACGCGAGTGGGGCCTGCGAACCGCGTGCAAGATACAGGGCACGCCTACGAACTCCGCAGCCGGATACGGCACATTGGGCGCTTGCGGGGAAATGTGCACGCCTGAGGGATATCGGGCGAGGGTGCGGAGCTTACGGCGCGTGCGGTATATGCTGCAGGGCGAGCAAATGCAGGCTGGGCGCGGCAGCCTGGAAGCGGGCGGGTATACGAGCAACTGCGGGCTGGGCGAGGCAGCCTGCAAGCGGCTAGGTATAAGCGGCGGGCAAGCCGCATCGGGTATGGCGCGCGCCTACCTTTTTCCGGCCGGGAGGGCGGTCATATGGCTGCATTGACAAGCGCAGGGGTTCGCCCACATGGTGCCGCGCTGTTGATCCGGGCTTATGAAGGGAATTTTTTATGGCTGTTGTCGTTGTGGAAAGCCCGGCGAAGGCCAAGACGATCAACAAATACCTTGGGTCTGATTACACGGTTCTGGCGTCTTATGGCCATGTGCGCGACCTGCCTGCCAAGGATGGATCGGTCGATCCCGAGCAGGATTTCCGGATGGAATGGGAAGTTGCGCCGGAATCGAAAAAGCATGTCCGCGCGATTGCCGAGGCGCTGAAAACCGATGACACGCTGATCCTTGCCACCGACCCCGACCGCGAGGGCGAGGCGATTTCCTGGCATTTGCAGGAAGCGCTGGCCACGTCGATCAAGAAGGGCAAGAAGGTTTCGCGCGTCACCTTTAACGCGATCACCAAAGAGGCGGTGACCAAGGCGATGAAGGAACCGCGCCAGGTGGATGAGGCGCTGGTTGATGCCTATCTCGCGCGGCGTGCGCTGGATTATCTGGTGGGATTCACCCTGTCGCCCGTGTTGTGGCGCAAGCTTCCCGGGGCGAAATCGGCCGGGCGTGTGCAATCGGTTTGCCTGCGCCTGATCGTCGAGCGCGAGATGGAGATCGAGGCTTTCCGCGCGCAGGAATATTGGACGGTAAAGGCGGTGCTGGCCACGCCAAGGGGCCAGGAATTCGAGGCGACGCTTTCGGTTCTGGGCGGAAAGAAACTGTCAAAATTCGACATTCCGACGGCGGAAGCGGCCGAATTGGCAGTGCAGGCTGTCACTTCGCGAACATTGGCGGTGCAATCGGTGGAGGCCAAGCCCGCCACCCGCAACCCCTGGCCGCCCTTCATGACATCGACCCTCCAGCAAGAGGCCAGCCGGAAATACGGCATGGGTGCCAAGGCCACGATGAGCGCGGCGCAGCGGCTCTATGAGGCGGGGCATATCACCTATATGCGGACCGATGGCATCGACATGGCGCCGGAGGCGGTGATGGCCGCGCGGGACGAGATCAAGCGCCGTTTCGGGCCGACCTACGTGCCCGACAGCCCGCGCATGTACAAGAACAAGGCCAAGAACGCGCAGGAAGCGCATGAATGCATCCGCCCCACGGATATGGCGGCGGGGCCGGAAAAGCTGCGTCTTGTCGAGGCGGATCAGAAGAAGCTGTACGAGCTGATCTGGAAGCGCACGATCGCGAGCCAGATGGCCGCGGCGCGGATGGAGCGGACGGCGGTCGATGTGGCCAGTGCCGACGGGCAGGTGGTGCTGCGCGCCAATGGGCAGGTGGTGCTGTTTGACGGGTTCCTTGCCGTGTATGACGAGGGGCGCGATGATGATGGCGAGGATGAGGGCCGTCTGCCGCAGGTGATGCAGGGCGAGGGCGTGGACAAGCGCGCCGTGACCCCGGATCAGCATTTCACCCAGCCACCGCCGCGTTACACCGAGGCGACGCTGGTCAAGCGGATGGAAGAGTTGGGGATCGGGCGACCGTCGACCTATGCCAGCATCATCGGCACGATTCAGGACCGCGAATATGTGCGCAAGGACAAGAACCGCCTGATCCCCGAGGACAAGGGGCGGCTGGTGACGGCGTTCCTGACCAACTACTTCCGCCGCTATGTGGATTTCGATTTCACCGCCGATCTGGAAAGCCAGCTGGATGACGTGTCGGCCGGAGAGCGGGATTACAAGGAAGTGCTGTCGCGCTTCTGGCGCGATTTTTCGGCCGCGATTGCCGAGACGGCCGATCTGCGCATCAGCGAGGTGCTGGAAAAGATCGACGAATTCCTCGCACCGCATCTGTACCCCGCACGCGCCGATGGAAGCGATCCGCGGGTTTGCCCGGTCTGTGGCACAGGGCGGTTGAACCTGAAGACCGCGCGGTCGGGCGGGGCCTTCATCGGCTGCGGCAATTACCCGGAATGCCGCTATACCCGCCCGATTGGCGGCGGTGAGGAAGGCGGCGCGCTTTCCGCCGATGGCACCGTGCTGGGTCTGGATGCGGATGGCCAGCCGATCAGCCTGCGGGCGGGGCGGTTCGGGCCCTATGTCCAGAAGGGCGAGGCCACGACCGAGGCACCCAAGCCGCCGCGCGCCAGCCTGCCGAAGGGATGGTCACCCGAAAGCATGACGCTGGAACGCGCGATCCAGTTGCTGACGTTGCCGCGCCCGATCGGGCCGCATCCCGAGGATGGGCAGTTGGTCGAGGCGAGCAT is a genomic window containing:
- a CDS encoding 4-aminobutyrate--2-oxoglutarate transaminase; this encodes MQNAEVALRRDQAISRGVGMMTQIYADRALNAEIWDIEGNRYIDFAAGIAVVNTGHCHPKVMAAVTAQMAKFTHTCHQVLPYENYIHLAERLNAAVPGNFAKKTIFVTTGAEACENAVKIARIATGRNAVIAFGGGFHGRTFMGMSLTGKVEPYKKGFGAMMPDVFHVPFPMGPHGISTEDSMKGIEKLFKADLDPNRVAAIIFEPVQGEGGFYEAPTDLVRALRALCDKHGIVMIADEVQTGFARTGNLFAMEMHGVAADLTTMAKGLAGGLPLAAVTGKAELMDAANPGGLGGTYAGNPLGIAASHAVLDVIEEEQLCARANELGSRLKQRLESIRSTTPEIVDIRGPGFMVAVEFANPSTHEPDAGFTGRVRTEALKRGLILLTCGVYGNVVRFLAPITIPDAHFAEAMDILEESVAAARQA
- the mraY gene encoding phospho-N-acetylmuramoyl-pentapeptide-transferase codes for the protein MFYWLTAFSDGGDFFNLFRYQTVRAGGAFLTALVFGFVFGRPLIDLLRRKQKKGQPIRDDGPQSHFAKAGTPTMGGLLILSALMVSTLLWARWDNPYVWIVLLVTLAFGLIGFADDYAKVTKQNTKGVSGRVRFGAGLVIAALATYAAASFHPGPLTNQLAFPFFKDLLLNMWLFFIPFGMVVIVGAANAVNLTDGLDGLAIMPVMIAAGTFGVIAYVVGNANYTEYLGVHFVPGTGELLIFCAALFGGGMGFLWYNAPPAAVFMGDTGSLALGGALGAIAVCTKHEIVLAIVGGLFVVEALSVIIQVAYFKATGKRVFLMAPIHHHFEKKGWAEPQIVIRFWIISLILALVGLATLKLR
- a CDS encoding UDP-N-acetylmuramoyl-L-alanyl-D-glutamate--2,6-diaminopimelate ligase; its protein translation is MAGAKKLSELGLAARGGRDPVLTGVTADSRAVKDGFLFAALPGAVLHGAEFIGPALRMGAAAVLTDAEGARIAAEALAGSSVALVVAEDARAALSGAAALWFGAQPDTMVAVTGTNGKTSVATFTRQIWMALGHAAINIGTTGVEGAWAAPSSHTTPDALTLHSMLAQAAGAGVTHAAMEASSHGLDQRRMDGVRLAAAGFTNFTQDHLDYHGTMEAYFAAKAALFARVLPPEGVAVVNLNDAHGAQVAEVAQTRGQRVLTVGHGAGCDLRLLGQRYDATGQEVRFQWQGQPHQVRLDLIGGFQAENVALAAGLVIAAGEEPAAVFRVLPSLQGVRGRMQLAATRRNGAAVFVDYAHTPDAVATALRALRPHVMGRIVIVFGAGGDRDRTKRPLMGAAAREFADVLFVTDDNPRSEEPAAIRAEIMAACPEANEVGDRAEAILRGVDALGPGDALLIAGKGHETGQIIKGDVYPFDDVEQASIAVAALDGVI
- the dprA gene encoding DNA-processing protein DprA, with the protein product MRDFQDDDPVDRLRLIRSRRVGAVTFHRLVAEHGSVRAALAALPDVARAAGVAEYAPCPVEVARHEMAQARLAGAVMLVPGGPGYPAGLEEMPDAPPILWARGDVAWLARPMVAMVGARNASSLGVRMARRLSAALGAAGQVVVSGLARGIDTEAHEAALATGTVAVMAGGVDVIYPEENAGLAGRIAQAGCVISEQPMGMQPQARHFPLRNRIIAGMARAVVVVEAAARSGSLITARDALDLGREVLAVPGHPFDARAAGCNMLIRDGAVLVRSAEDVLEAIGAAGGGLGRPEGATIEGQAVAADPPGAEKPLAGLPGPVPARRPLIEVAALHGMILDRLGPSAVAEDQLIRDLDLPTETVARELVALEMDGRVLRQAGGLLSRC
- a CDS encoding energy-coupling factor transporter transmembrane protein EcfT — translated: MLALTSPVQTPLHRLPAGGKLAALAVFTFLLFQLNSPITLAVALAAIAALHLPGGWPFAAHALRLLRPLWPFALILVLWHLWTQDPRGGAIVLLRLTTALAAANLVTMTTRLSDMITVIERLAAPLARLGLSPRTLALAIALTIRFLPVLSDRLTRISEAWRARSPRRPGWRILTPATLATLDDADQVAEALRARGGAG
- a CDS encoding energy-coupling factor ABC transporter ATP-binding protein; translation: MSAAPTSPGFRLTGVTVQLGGKPVLSDLTLSLTEPRIGILGRNGSGKTTLLRLLAGLIPPTTGSLTLDGIDPFRDRKEMLSRLGILFQNPDHQILFPTVEEELAFGLRQQGQTDATARAAARAVLGAEGRAHWATASTATLSQGQRHWLCLQAVLMMAPVTILLDEPFAGLDLPAQARLTRRLAALPQRLITVTHDPASLSGADRILWLDAGRIVQDGPPATVLPAFTAAMDRIARDDHDTALPS
- a CDS encoding biotin transporter BioY; protein product: MERSLSHIALFAALIAVLGFVPQITLATGVPITAQSLGIMLCGTVLGAKRGALAVLLFLLLVAIGLPLLSGGRGGLGVFASPTMGFLIGFPIAAFVAGLIVERSRAPIGLAAGLGAFLGGVITLYAFGIPGMALMLGKSLPEATLLITPYLPGDLIKVAVTGLITHSLARMRPDFLPSRH
- the murF gene encoding UDP-N-acetylmuramoyl-tripeptide--D-alanyl-D-alanine ligase — encoded protein: MMVLWTSDAAVAATGGRVTKRWAATGVSIDTRTLRPGELFVALKDVRDGHDFVKAALDKGAAAALVSHIPEGVAADAPLLIVPDVLRALEDLGRAARARTKAKVVGITGSVGKTSTKEMLRAILGGQGRVHAAEASYNNHWGVPLTLARMPEETEFAVIEIGMNHPGEIAPLARMADLDVAMITTVAPAHLEAFESIEGIAHEKASILDGLRPGGVAVLNADIATTPILRAKAAAVGAKAVMFGTAADADWRILSVEIAGETTVVRATRRGEALLFKVRSPGRHFAANATGALAVAEAMGCDPAITACDIGQWSPPVGRGTRERIMMDTLEETGFDLIDDAFNANPASMAAALDVLIAAVPENGIGRLATGRRIAVLGDMLELGPTEGELHAAIARHPGLETVTVIHCVGPRMRALWQALPRGQRGDWAETAGDLAARARSIIDAGDIVLVKGSKGSKVSLVVDALRKLGQAVAPKNAGTE